In the Phaeobacter gallaeciensis genome, one interval contains:
- a CDS encoding iron-sulfur cluster assembly scaffold protein, with protein MSSETDLIKLYSSRILALAADIPHLERLEDPDVTVKKRSPLCGSTVTVDLKVEDGKITDFGQDVKACALGQAAASVVADHIIGCSLETVEKARNQLKAMLTEGAEPPQAPFDELEVLVPAREFKNRHASIMLALDATREALQQVAKEECT; from the coding sequence ATGTCCAGCGAAACCGATCTGATCAAACTCTATTCTTCCCGCATTCTGGCCCTTGCGGCGGATATTCCGCATTTGGAGCGTCTGGAAGATCCTGATGTCACAGTGAAAAAACGCTCGCCTCTCTGCGGGTCGACGGTGACCGTCGATCTGAAGGTCGAAGATGGCAAGATCACCGATTTCGGCCAGGACGTGAAAGCCTGCGCCCTGGGGCAAGCCGCGGCATCGGTTGTGGCGGATCACATTATCGGCTGCTCGCTGGAGACGGTGGAAAAAGCCCGCAACCAGCTGAAAGCGATGCTGACCGAAGGTGCCGAACCGCCGCAAGCCCCCTTTGACGAACTTGAGGTATTGGTGCCCGCCCGTGAGTTCAAGAATCGCCATGCTTCGATCATGCTGGCGCTGGATGCGACGCGTGAGGCGCTTCAGCAAGTTGCTAAGGAAGAGTGTACTTAA
- the hisI gene encoding phosphoribosyl-AMP cyclohydrolase yields the protein MQKVFAMSSATTQSFDPASLRYDANGLIPCIAQDHDSNEVLMMAWMNAESVARTLETGKVTYWSRSRQSFWVKGESSGHVQELVDLRLDCDRDCLLAVVRQTGPACHTNRRSCFYTAVREGEEVELMAPMV from the coding sequence ATGCAAAAGGTTTTTGCCATGTCCAGCGCGACCACACAGTCCTTTGATCCCGCAAGCCTGCGTTACGACGCAAACGGGCTGATCCCCTGTATCGCGCAGGACCACGACAGCAATGAGGTGCTGATGATGGCCTGGATGAACGCCGAAAGCGTCGCGCGCACGCTGGAGACGGGCAAGGTAACCTATTGGTCGCGTTCGCGGCAGTCGTTCTGGGTCAAGGGTGAAAGCTCGGGCCACGTGCAGGAGCTGGTGGATCTGCGACTGGATTGTGACCGGGATTGCTTGCTTGCTGTCGTGCGCCAGACCGGACCGGCTTGCCACACCAACCGGCGCAGCTGTTTCTATACCGCTGTGCGGGAAGGGGAAGAGGTCGAACTGATGGCGCCCATGGTCTGA
- a CDS encoding glutamate--tRNA ligase family protein, with the protein MQRSKPEWDAAIIEDLTWLGLRWDEPILRQSEHLNDYNKYLKAFESMGFLYPCSCSRGDIRAALSAPQEGVSHDVYPGTCKNRPMSDRKPGDALRLHLDRALSRLKGQNVTFEETGAAHKGTHHLDPERALQEIGDVVLSRKGEEIIAYFLASALDDVHQEITHVVRGEDLFDFTQLQVLLLTLLELPVPIYHHHRLIRDEAGKRLAKRDDARAIAKYRAEGATPQDIRRMVGLG; encoded by the coding sequence CTGCAACGGTCGAAACCGGAATGGGACGCAGCCATTATCGAAGATCTGACCTGGCTGGGCCTTCGCTGGGACGAGCCTATTCTGCGCCAGTCAGAGCATCTGAACGACTATAACAAATACCTCAAAGCCTTTGAGAGTATGGGTTTTTTATATCCCTGCTCCTGCAGCCGTGGAGATATCCGCGCCGCCCTATCCGCACCGCAGGAGGGTGTCAGCCACGACGTCTATCCCGGCACCTGCAAGAACCGCCCCATGTCGGATCGCAAACCGGGTGATGCGCTGCGGCTGCATCTTGACCGCGCGCTTTCCCGCCTCAAAGGCCAGAACGTGACCTTCGAAGAAACCGGCGCGGCGCATAAGGGCACACACCATCTGGATCCTGAGCGCGCCCTGCAGGAAATCGGCGACGTGGTTCTGTCGCGTAAAGGCGAAGAGATCATCGCCTATTTCCTGGCCTCGGCGCTGGACGACGTGCATCAGGAGATCACCCATGTGGTACGGGGCGAGGATCTGTTCGACTTCACCCAGCTACAGGTCCTGCTACTGACGCTGCTGGAGCTGCCCGTCCCCATCTACCACCATCACCGCCTGATCCGTGACGAGGCAGGCAAGCGCCTCGCCAAACGCGACGATGCCCGAGCCATCGCAAAATACCGCGCCGAAGGCGCAACACCGCAGGACATCCGCCGCATGGTGGGCCTTGGCTGA